In a single window of the Plasmodium cynomolgi strain B DNA, chromosome 6, whole genome shotgun sequence genome:
- a CDS encoding cytoplasmic dynein intermediate chain (putative) — protein sequence EPLRHGEPQRKPAGGIRRTEQFSLPKKKKPSAKNFNFKIGKAPTEEKAIHIEKKTVSHFDKSIQVNILLTDEATLPLYHSRNGKKRREKFASLLSNGQPHGEGGDFKSGNFCTTKLGKKDAVLKKGIAMGGTSPDGGVVTEGAPPQGKDPNQADLLLRSKGFLSFLEHSSKIVERSLGEQDVLNATFDFAAKDITGETESAERMKFVNTYSCKKYTNGRPITDVRTSNLYSELFLASYGLSTTSNYTDPDGYVLVWNSTMKNRPEYVFTSEAAVCTSVFNKFNPHLIIGGTYTGNVVLWDIRASQKPVQKTYLTPQGHFHPIYCAEVIGTLNANNLVTADTDGRLCNWSLSMFTYPSDTIDLKRTNKEVSCCCFSFQEGEINTLYGGADDGTLFQAQIHGTKVGITEFYNIHHGPLTAAQFHPLIEGVPDDHNDLILTCSVDWSCKLLSIKEPQNALYVFDCFDDYLMDVKWNPVHPAIFATCSSNGNIKIWNMCFELDCSYFDMTVQAKSTNKIAWSCDGRKLLAADSDGALTLWNASSEIYQPRSEDIAKYSARVEKMRAERSG from the coding sequence GAGCCTCTACGCCACGGAGAACCTCAGCGCAAACCCGCTGGAGGAATACGCAGAACAGAACAATTTTCTcttcctaaaaaaaaaaaaccctcagcaaaaaatttcaactTCAAAATTGGCAAAGCGCCGACTGAGGAGAAGGCCATACacatagagaaaaaaactgtgAGCCACTTTGACAAGTCCATTCAGGTGAACATCCTCCTTACAGATGAGGCCACTCTGCCTCTTTACCACTcgcgaaatggaaagaagCGGCGTGAGAAGTTTGCTTCTCTCCTCTCGAATGGCCAACCCCATGGGGAAGGAGGGGACTTCAAATCGGGGAACTTCTGTACAACCAAGTTGGGCAAGAAGGACGCTGTTTTGAAAAAGGGTATAGCTATGGGGGGTACTTCCCCCGATGGTGGAGTAGTAACAGAAGGAGCCCCCCCACAGGGGAAAGACCCCAACCAAGCTGACCTCCTCCTACGCAGCAAAGGATTTCTCTCCTTCTTAGAACACAGCTCTAAAATCGTGGAGCGGTCCCTGGGAGAGCAAGACGTCCTCAATGCCACCTTCGACTTTGCAGCCAAGGATATAACAGGAGAAACGGAGAGTGCAGAAAGGATGAAGTTTGTGAATACTTATTCCTGTAAAAAGTATACAAATGGAAGACCCATAACAGATGTGAGGACGTCCAACCTTTACAGTGAACTCTTTCTAGCTTCCTACGGATTGTCCACAACGAGTAACTATACCGACCCCGATGGTTATGTCCTAGTCTGGAACAGTACAATGAAAAATCGACCCGAGTATGTATTCACCTCCGAGGCAGCTGTATGTACCTCCGTCTTTAACAAGTTCAACCCGCATCTAATCATAGGAGGAACATACACAGGAAACGTCGTTTTGTGGGATATacgagctagccaaaaaccAGTACAAAAAACGTACCTGACTCCGCAAGGTCATTTTCATCCCATATATTGTGCAGAAGTTATTGGCACGTTGAATGCAAACAATTTGGTTACGGCGGACACTGATGGGAGGTTATGCAATTGGTCATTAAGTATGTTTACTTACCCATCGGATACGATTGACTTGAAGAGAACCAACAAGGAAGTGTCATGctgttgcttctcctttcaGGAAGGAGAAATAAACACTCTCTATGGTGGAGCCGATGATGGAACCCTATTTCAAGCACAAATACATGGCACCAAGGTAGGCATCACTGAATTTTATAACATCCATCATGGTCCCTTAACAGCTGCTCAATTCCATCCTCTCATTGAGGGAGTCCCGGATGACCACAACGATCTCATCCTAACCTGTTCTGTCGATTGGTCCTGCAAGCTGCTAAGTATAAAGGAACCCCAAAACGCACTCTACGTCTTTGACTGCTTCGATGACTACCTAATGGATGTGAAATGGAACCCCGTGCATCCAGCCATTTTCGCCACCTGCAGTAGTAAtgggaacataaaaatttggaacATGTGTTTCGAGCTGGACTGCTCTTATTTCGATATgactgttcaggcaaaatCGACAAATAAAATTGCTTGGTCGTGTGACGGGAGGAAGTTGCTTGCGGCGGACTCGGATGGTGCCTTGACTCTTTGGAACGCGTCCAGCGAGATTTACCAGCCCAGGTCCGAGGACATCGCCAAGTATAGCGCACGCGTTGAGAAGATGCGCGCTGAGAGAAGCGGT
- a CDS encoding hypothetical protein (putative) codes for LYFILHKALEDLDILNHVYAEHLSKCCKNKFLGIVLLCVFVQRSKIDGGGKLKREILKRQKEILHLYDCLKQKKESKNETQKKKQLAKYFIIYDQDKNSDSLNKLKELLPLEEDEDVEDLYKIESDKLSTLIATPMYQQHNVRIIDKTSCLVVQAGNIKQGMVIVDVCSAPGSKAIYTLTLLKEKGYLVCIEKDKKRCITLLQEIMKQNREYDGIYLDEKFSEENKLTLTEKNFFAKHRGTSSYYIKHRRSEMVVKVFNVDFFELNADQFSSLGKVDVVFVDPSCSSSGMPDFAHKESMRRVFLPGGEDSKGGRHREGGAKGGRHSEGGAKGGRHSEGGTKGGRHSEGGAKGGQHSEGGTEGRRHSEGGDLPPDEPTPTRDFYDDVAEGRIPKAPPPFQDKVDRLAEFQKKILNHALATLKTADTFVYSTCSFFEEENEKVVESVLQSNPGFRLEKAGKEKFLFNRGGSVVSSQCVRTFPDLHACRGIFVSKLRRHD; via the coding sequence CTCTACTTCATCCTGCACAAGGCTCTGGAAGACTTGGACATCCTGAACCACGTGTACGCGGAGCACCTGTCTAAGTGTTGCAAGAATAAATTCCTGGGCATCGTGCTGCTGTGCGTGTTCGTGCAGAGGAGCAAAATCgacgggggggggaagttaaaaagggaaatactGAAAAGGCAGAAGGAGATTCTCCACCTCTACGACTGTttgaagcagaaaaaggagagtaaaaatgaaactcaaaaaaaaaaacagctagccaaatattttatcatatatgaCCAGGACAAAAACAGCGACTCCTTGAACAAACTAAAGGAACTCCTTCCCCTGGAGGAGGACGAGGATGTAGAAGATCTCTACAAAATCGAAAGTGATAAGTTAAGCACTCTCATTGCTACCCCCATGTATCAGCAGCACAATGTGAGAATAATCGATAAGACATCCTGCCTAGTTGTGCAAGCGGGAAATATCAAACAGGGAATGGTCATCGTGGATGTCTGCTCAGCACCGGGAAGCAAAGCCATATATACCCTCACGCTGCTAAAGGAGAAGGGTTACCTTGTGTGCATCgagaaggataaaaaaaggtgcatcaCTCTACTACAGGAGATCATGAAGCAGAATCGGGAGTACGACGGTATCTACTTGGATGAAAAATTCTcggaggaaaataaattaaccctaacggaaaagaatttttttgctaagcATAGAGGTACGAGTTCTTACTATATAAAACACCGACGTAGCGAGATGGTCGTCAAGGTTTTTAATGTGGATTTTTTCGAGTTAAATGCTGATCAGTTTTCGTCGCTCGGGAAGGTGGACGTGGTGTTCGTTGACCCCTCCTGTTCGTCTAGCGGCATGCCGGACTTTGCGCACAAGGAGAGCATGCGCCGGGTGTTCCTCCCCGGGGGGGAAGACTCCAAAGGTGGGCGGCACAGGGAAGGAGGTGCCAAAGGTGGGCGGCACAGTGAAGGAGGTGCCAAAGGTGGGCGGCACAGTGAAGGAGGTACCAAAGGTGGGCGGCACAGTGAAGGAGGTGCCAAAGGTGGGCAGCACAGCGAGGGGGGCACCGAAGGTAGGCGGCACAGCGAGGGGGGAGACCTCCCTCCGGACGAGCCAACCCCGACTCGCGACTTCTACGATGACGTGGCGGAGGGAAGAATACCAAAGGCCCCCCCGCCGTTTCAAGACAAAGTGGACAGACTAGCCgagtttcaaaaaaaaattttaaaccaCGCACTGGCCACGCTGAAGACAGCCGACACGTTTGTATATTCTACGTGTTCCTTCTTTGAAGAAGAGAATGAGAAGGTTGTCGAGTCTGTGTTGCAGTCGAATCCGGGGTTTCGTTTAGAGAAGGCAGGCAAGGAGAAGTTTCTGTTTAATCGCGGGGGGTCAGTCGTCTCGAGCCAGTGCGTGCGCACCTTCCCAGACCTGCATGCTTGCAGGGGGATTTTCGTCTCGAAGTTGCGTCGGCATGATA
- a CDS encoding hypothetical protein (putative): MFVRRFPICAPLSFARRYIGDHNRIFDKLKESERVGPLDGGTSEYVCNQDSDDDRVEIINIDERILRNENIPWGEVKQTEEENKDDLHREGEFYKNMRYFKNVDVKSFIQETIDYYTFRQLGGDECTARGRLQMGTGEERFYEENKEKLIAESMKQYNERRMKLDGGNNPHFGGQSNQGKEAEEDYYHTQVTDPIVRQKENYLFDHEDDEGESNGDEGSSEADDSVELEKGVMPTIEQIVFILKHEKVKNIKVIDLDKCGRRDIGMFLILCTGETPRHNKRVGKLISRVFVDLEIPFISKVAYCYCNKFDDWIIAHCGPLKVHVVTKELRDVYDLENLFLYPHEHFDSGNFPAFFDYTPGIPPPYIVRSNSSLDAYPNDDLYRKFLTDA, encoded by the exons ATGTTCGTGAGGAGGTTCCCAATCTGTGCGCCGCTCTCCTTCGCGAGGAGATACATTGGGGACCATAACAGAATTTTCGACAAGCTGAAAGAAAGCGAAAGAGTGGGACCCCTGGACGGGGGAACAAGTGAATACGTGTGTAACCAGGACAGCGATGACGATCGAGTGGAAATAATTAACATTGACGAGAGAATCCTTCGGAATGAGAACATCCCCTGGGGGGAGGTAAAACAaacagaggaagaaaacaaagaCGATCTACACAGAGAAGGCGAATTCTACAAAAACATGAGGTACTTTAAGAATGTCGATGTGAAAAGCTTCATCCAGGAAACGATTGACTATTACACATTTAGGCAGCTCGGAGGGGATGAGTGCACAGCGAGGGGGCGACTCCAAATGGGaacgggggaagaa AGATTTTACGAAGAAAACAAGGAGAAGCTGATAGCAGAGAGTATGAAGCAGTACAACGAAAGGAGGATGAAACTGGATGGAGGGAATAACCCTCACTTTGGGGGACAGTCAAATCAGGGGAAAGAAGCTGAAGAAGATTATTATCACACCCAGGTGACGGACCCGATCGTGAGGCAGAAGGAGAATTACCTGTTTGACCACGAAGATGATGAAGGGGAATCAAACGGTGACGAAGGTAGCAGTGAAGCAGATGACAGTGTCGAATTGGAGAAGGGAGTCATGCCCACCATCGAACAGATCGTCTTTATCCTGAAGCatgaaaaggtgaaaaatatCAAAGTAATCGATTTGGACAAGTGTGGACGGAGAGATATCGGTATGTTTCTGATTCTGTGTACAGGAGAAACACCTAGACATAATAAAAGAGTGGGGAAATTAATTAGCAGAGTTTTTGTAGACCTAGAAATACCATTCATTTCTAAAGTAGCCTACTGCTACTGTAACAAATTTGATGACTGGATTATTGCTCACTGTGGTCCTCTCAAAGTACATGTAGTCACTAAAGAGTTGCGAGATGTTTACGATTTGgaaaatctttttctttatcctcATGAGCATTTCGATAGTGGGAATTTCCCTGCCTTCTTTGATTACACGCCTGGCATCCCTCCCCCCTACATCGTCCGTAGTAACTCCTCCCTCGACGCCTACCCGAATGACGACCTTTACCGGAAGTTCCTTACGGACGCGTGA
- a CDS encoding hypothetical protein (putative), translating to VDPPVSDHPPANDQSPSNDHPPVSDHPLRTSKHVIRIHNRGRKVIPNSIELHNTSSSIIVFSISYKKKIYLQNDVLRQRGYFFFDEHKNYTLVISPNVGYIKPGEKKSISLTFFFHFFVNTFGALTIRYLCHQRVFERDVSLQVDSFREGVATELWGGETQLCRGATQLRGNASSGDCSPYANFAHTKDSRHEGASLKNRLKSFLFYTKGRAITSASRFDNHDGEPTREMAHSMKNSLVKFAHPLVEIPSEGSSPNRGEKGENPPTRSSPCRGTSISSGPSSGPSIDDSIKKNVSESFHEAVKQYVITLVKSHVSMHGGNEGKEIPPLGEHNKVLPTLAHENEHYPSHTSKRGKKISRGGKGGESPPDIDQHDIAFAKDTFFNSLLRSFPSVWRKTYFATLLHMALEQALLTKFHSFYLRRYFEIIGFVRMAMLREKTSDHLPAEEVTVFIQTNAPLLRYIVGFVHDLYRSNGESRQHNHQQNRQWNHQQSHQRNHQWNHQVNHVKEAIFYFLSSAFLCIRRGVRNVIMFVDVNVGGDGDGDDKDDGDSKDDGEGTSSPPSGDFSLKAVFHSFVFPYVRAFLSSQGKTHYALHFVQGGEDVSRVCEAILAQRGSVKKDAPDEVRGMPTHDTRDEVRGMPTHDARDDATCTIDGGAGETPPGEEADFFKNFQADEDYASCFFFGESGEEEPPQGGDTKGNIVFVADRKVFARAVYEWHCGWLVGRVESQLGSAQVGQAGNPSAFFPTAGALTTGAVTTDVLTSDALTTDVPSTDVPSTDDPLTLMKKKTATGKMKSSVEATAKKQKKKNSKGEKKDTTRQGSITHRTGRPPAEGTVGQNEDHTDDESTERKRHPCTKHHLEKLFEILAPTTYILDYHVEEADRKNRFHMPEGVKVHVGMVATKMVNLLPFVCNLISVERVDKLHRQERQGSYFLYDYFVLRNRDRLLEAMRKIVHYVDEQGDISCKDNLFGKIPLPCNYDVGPFEQGEEKHSTTMRQEDPLIGKENPTPPHAASP from the coding sequence GTGGACCCCCCTGTGAGTGACCACCCCCCTGCGAATGACCAATCCCCTTCGAATGACCACCCCCCTGTTAGTGACCACCCCCTGCGAACGAGCAAACACGTCATACGAATACACAACCGAGGAAGGAAAGTCATCCCCAACTCGATCGAGCTCCATAACACATCGTCCAGCATAATagttttctccatttcgtataaaaaaaaaatttatctacAAAATGATGTGTTAAGACAAAGGggttatttcttcttcgatgAGCACAAAAACTACACTCTGGTGATTTCCCCCAATGTAGGGTACATAAAGccgggggagaaaaagtcAATAAgcttgacttttttttttcacttcttcgTGAATACATTTGGGGCCCTTACCATTAGGTACTTGTGTCACCAACGGGTTTTTGAGAGAGACGTTTCGCTTCAGGTGGATTCTTTTCGCGAGGGGGTTGCGACTGAGttgtgggggggggagacccAGTTGTGCAGGGGAGCGACCCAGTTGCGGGGGAATGCCTCATCAGGAGACTGCTCACCTTATGCCAACTTTGCTCATACGAAGGACAGCAGACACGAAGGGGCATCCCTAAAGAATCGCCTGAagagcttccttttttacaccaAGGGAAGAGCCATCACATCAGCTAGCCGTTTTGATAACCATGATGGAGAGCCTACCCGTGAGATGGCTCACTCTATGAAGAATAGCCTTGTGAAATTTGCACATCCTTTAGTAGAAATCCCCTCAGAAGGGAGTTCACCCAACCGAGGAGAGAAAGGAGAGAACCCCCCCACGAGGAGTTCTCCATGTAGGGGTACCTCCATCAGTAGCGGACCCAGTAGCGGACCCAGCATCGATGACTCcatcaaaaaaaacgtaaGTGAATCATTTCACGAAGCAGTTAAACAGTACGTAATAACTTTGGTAAAATCGCACGTTAGTATGCACGGAGGTAATGAAGGGAAGGAGATCCCTCCCTTGGGTGAACACAACAAGGTTCTTCCCACTCTCGCACATGAGAATGAACACTACCCCAGTCATACATCTaaacgaggaaaaaaaatttcaagagGAGGCAAAGGAGGAGAGTCACCTCCCGATATAGATCAACACGATATAGCATTCGCCAAGGacaccttttttaattcccttCTGAGGAGCTTCCCTAGTGTCTGGAGGAAAACCTACTTCGCTACTCTCCTACACATGGCTCTCGAGCAAGCTCTACTGACCAAGTTCCACTCCTTCTACCTGCGTcgatattttgaaataattgGGTTCGTCCGGATGGCTATGCTGAGGGAGAAGACATCGGATCACCTCCCAGCAGAGGAAGTAACTGTTTTTATCCAAACCAATGCACCCCTGCTGCGTTACATAGTTGGGTTCGTTCACGACCTGTACAGATCGAACGGTGAGAGTCGCCAACATAATCATCAACAGAATCGCCAATGGAATCACCAACAGAGTCACCAACGGAATCACCAATGGAATCACCAAGTGAACCATGTCAAGgaagccattttttatttcctctccTCCGCCTTTCTGTGCATACGACGGGGGGTTAGAAATGTGATTATGTTTGTGGATGTGAACGTAGGGGGGGATGGCGATGGCGATGACAAGGACGATGGCGATAGCAAGGACGATGGCGAGGgcacctcctcccccccctcgggGGACTTCTCCCTCAAGGCGGTGTTCCACTCCTTCGTGTTTCCCTACGTGAGGGCTTTTCTCTCATCGCAGGGAAAGACACACTACGCGTTGCATTTCGtgcaggggggagaagacgTCTCGCGGGTATGCGAAGCGATTCTCGCTCAGCGGGGCAGTGTCAAGAAGGACGCTCCTGACGAGGTGCGAGGTATGCCTACGCATGATACTCGTGACGAAGTGCGAGGTATGCCTACGCATGATGCTCGTGACGATGCCACCTGCACAATTGATGGCGGGGCTGGAGAAACACCCCCGGGGGAGGAGGCAGacttcttcaaaaattttcaagcTGATGAAGATTACGcgagttgttttttttttggcgaaaGTGGGGAGGAGGAACCACCCCAGGGGGGGGATACAAAGGGGAACATCGTTTTTGTCGCGGACAGGAAGGTGTTTGCGAGGGCAGTGTATGAGTGGCACTGCGGGTGGTTAGTGGGGAGGGTGGAGAGTCAGTTGGGAAGTGCGCAGGTGGGTCAAGCGGGTAACCCGTccgcattttttcccaccgcGGGGGCACTCACCACGGGTGCAGTCACCACGGATGTACTGACCAGTGATGCGCTCACCACGGATGTACCCTCGACTGATGTACCCTCCACGGATGACCCCCTCACactgatgaagaaaaaaactgcgACGGGGAAGATGAAGAGCTCGGTAGAGGCCACagcgaagaagcagaaaaaaaaaaattccaaaggggaaaaaaaagacacaacACGTCAGGGAAGTATAACCCATAGAACAGGAAGACCCCCCGCGGAGGGAACAGTAGGCCAAAATGAGGATCATACTGATGATGAGTCAACTGAAAGAAAACGACACCCCTGCACGAAGCACCACCTCGAGAAGCTGTTCGAAATTTTAGCCCCCACCACGTATATTCTAGATTACCACGTGGAAGAAGCAGACAGGAAAAACCGCTTCCACATGCCGGAGGGAGTAAAAGTGCACGTGGGGATGGTAGCTACCAAAATGGTTAACCTCCTCCCCTTCGTGTGCAATCTCATATCTGTGGAACGGGTGGATAAACTGCACCGACAAGAAAGACAGggaagttattttttgtatgatTATTTTGTGTTGAGGAACCGAGATCGCCTCTTAGAGGCAATGCGAAAGATAGTGCACTACGTGGACGAACAGGGAGACATTTCCTGTAAGGATAACCTATTTGGGAAGATCCCGCTCCCGTGCAACTATGACGTGGGTCCATTCGAGCAGGGAGAGGAGAAGCACTCAACTACCATGCGACAGGAAGACCCACTTATTGGGAAAGAGAATCCCACACCTCCACATGCGGCATCCCCC